One part of the Mauremys mutica isolate MM-2020 ecotype Southern chromosome 21, ASM2049712v1, whole genome shotgun sequence genome encodes these proteins:
- the LOC123354425 gene encoding neuroblastoma suppressor of tumorigenicity 1 isoform X2, whose protein sequence is MMFRFLVAALFPAVILAAPPPINKLALFPDKSAWCEAKNITQIVGHSGCESKSIQNRACLGQCFSYSVPNTFPQSTESLVHCDSCMPAQSMWEIVTLDCPGNAEIPRVDKLVEKILRCSCQACGKEPSHEGALFNVYLNAEENLPAEGPNPHHYAHHQQEVEEAPVANRHREEEGGEE, encoded by the exons ATGATGTTCCGGTTCCTGGTGGCTGCCCTCTTCCCAGCTGTGATCCTGGCCGCGCCACCCCCCATTAACAAACTGGCCCTTTTCCCGGACAAGAGCGCGTGGTGCGAGGCGAAGAACATCACCCAGATTGTGGGGCACAGCGGCTGCGAGTCTAAGTCCATCCAGAACAG GGCCTGCTTGGGACAGTGCTTCAGCTACAGCGTCCCCAACACCTTCCCTCAGTCTACAGAGTCCCTGGTGCACTGTGACTCCTGCATGCCCGCCCAGTCCATGTGGGAAATC GTGACGCTGGATTGCCCGGGCAACGCCGAGATCCCCCGAGTCGACAAGCTGGTGGAGAAGATCCTGCGCTGCAGCTGCCAGGCCTGTGGGAAGGAGCCGAGCCACGAGGGGGCGCTGTTCAACGTCTACCTGAACGCCGAGGAGAACCTGCCCGCCGAGGGCCCCAACCCCCATCACTACGCGCACCACCAGCAGGAGGTGGAAGAGGCTCCCGTCGCCAACCGCCACCGCGAGGAGGAGGGGGGCGAGGAGTGA
- the LOC123354425 gene encoding neuroblastoma suppressor of tumorigenicity 1 isoform X1 has translation MKQAWNSSSGSRVSVELAMMFRFLVAALFPAVILAAPPPINKLALFPDKSAWCEAKNITQIVGHSGCESKSIQNRACLGQCFSYSVPNTFPQSTESLVHCDSCMPAQSMWEIVTLDCPGNAEIPRVDKLVEKILRCSCQACGKEPSHEGALFNVYLNAEENLPAEGPNPHHYAHHQQEVEEAPVANRHREEEGGEE, from the exons ATGAAGCAGGCCTGGAACAGCAGCAGTGG TTCTAGGGTTTCGGTGGAGCTGGCCATGATGTTCCGGTTCCTGGTGGCTGCCCTCTTCCCAGCTGTGATCCTGGCCGCGCCACCCCCCATTAACAAACTGGCCCTTTTCCCGGACAAGAGCGCGTGGTGCGAGGCGAAGAACATCACCCAGATTGTGGGGCACAGCGGCTGCGAGTCTAAGTCCATCCAGAACAG GGCCTGCTTGGGACAGTGCTTCAGCTACAGCGTCCCCAACACCTTCCCTCAGTCTACAGAGTCCCTGGTGCACTGTGACTCCTGCATGCCCGCCCAGTCCATGTGGGAAATC GTGACGCTGGATTGCCCGGGCAACGCCGAGATCCCCCGAGTCGACAAGCTGGTGGAGAAGATCCTGCGCTGCAGCTGCCAGGCCTGTGGGAAGGAGCCGAGCCACGAGGGGGCGCTGTTCAACGTCTACCTGAACGCCGAGGAGAACCTGCCCGCCGAGGGCCCCAACCCCCATCACTACGCGCACCACCAGCAGGAGGTGGAAGAGGCTCCCGTCGCCAACCGCCACCGCGAGGAGGAGGGGGGCGAGGAGTGA